Sequence from the Amaranthus tricolor cultivar Red isolate AtriRed21 chromosome 16, ASM2621246v1, whole genome shotgun sequence genome:
GGGGGAGAATGACGGCTGGCTTAGTATTTAGGGTTTCATGGGCTTTTTAtacttgtttttattattattattattatttatttttatctcggtttatttttcttgcgaggcccaagTATATTTTTAtctcgaacctctttatttaagacatcgtaactatatttttaatacatatatatatatatatatatatatatatatatatatatatatatatatgtatatatatatatatatatgttatatatatatatataatatgtatatatatatatatatatatatatatatatatatatatatatatatatatatatatatatatgtatatatatatatatatatatatgtatatatatatatatatatgtatatatatatatatatgtatatatatatatatatatacatatatatatatacatatatatatatatatatatatatatatatatatatatatatatatacatatatatatatatacatatatatatatatatacatatatatatatatataatatatatactatatatatatatatttatatatatatatatacatatatatatatatatatatatatatatatatatatatatatatatacatatacatatatatatatatatatatatatatatatatatatatatatacatatatatatatacatatatatatatatatatatatatatacatatatatatatatatatacatatatatatatatatatatatatatatatatatatatatatatatatatatatatatatatatatatatatatatatatatatatatatatatatatattatatatatatatatatatatgaaagaaATGTATGGtatggtagtagaagatgtggttGTTGAAGAAGAAGTTAATGAGGGTGATGCTGCTGTGCCACAAGAGGATTTTATTATGAAGGAGGCAAatgagaaggaaaaagaagaaaacaaggAAACTGCTAAAGGACAGACTGATAAAGAAGTAGATTTTCCTGTTGATGTTGATTCTACTCCAATCCAAACCATTCCTCCAACCGATGATGAAACAACTTCACCtggtaaaccaaaaccttccaagaaaaggaagacaaGGTCCAGGAAAtagttttaatttgttgttggatgataaacatttttttaatttcggcaaacaaaaatttttttgttgttattaacaAATCTCAACATTTTCATTCTtcctgtttactttttgatgaaagtcaaaaagggggagatatatatatgtatgtatgtatatttttatttgcatGCTTACTTGCTCTGTTTTTTGTTGCTTTGTTTGCTTATCATATTGCATATATCTATATCATGTTGGATATAATATATTACTGGTGTGTTTTTTAGatgttttgatatattatgctcTAATATATTGCTGAATGATTGGATATATTGTTGAATGTTTTGCTatgatttattaatgaattgttCTGTTTATTGTTAAATGTATTCAGCTTAAGGGAGATATGATATTCATACTTGGGGGAAATATGATAGTAAAAAAGGTggagatatatatatgtgtgtgtgtgtgtgtggtgtgtgtatatgtatatatgtgtatatatatatatatatgtatatatatatatatatatatatatatatatatatatatatatatatatatatatatatatatatatgtatgtatatatatgtgtatatatatatatatatatatatatatatatatatttatatatatatatatatatatatatatatataatataatatatatatatatatatatatatatgtgtatatatgtgtatatatgtgtgtgtatatatatatatatatatatatatatatatatatatatatatatatatatatatatatatatatatatatatatatatatatatatatatatatatatataagtgtttatatacatatacttatatatatatatatatatatatgtatatatatatatatatatatgtatatatatatatatatatgtatatgtatatatatatatatatatgtatatatatatatatatatgtatatatatatatatatatatatatatatatatatatatatatatatatatatatatatatatatatatatatatatgtgtatatatgtgtatatatgtgtgtgtatatatatatactatatatatatattatatatatatatatatatatatatatatatataagtgtttatatacatatacatatatatatatatatatatatatatatatatatatatatatgtatatatatatatatatatatatatatgtatatatataaatatatatatatatatatatatatatatatatatatatatatatatatatactatatatatacatatatatacatataatatacatatatatatatatatatatatatatatatatatatatatatatacatatatatatatatatatatatatatatatatacatatatatatatatatatatatatatatatatatatatatatatattatatatatatatatatatatatatatgtataatattatatatatatatatgtatatatatgtatatatatatatatatatactatatgtatatatatatatatatgtatatgtatatatatatataaatatgtatatgtatatatatatatataaatatgtattatatattatatatatatatatatattaatatatattatatatatatattatgtatatatatatatatacacatgtacatatacacacacacacatatatatatatatatatatacatatttatatatatatatatatatatatatatatatatatatatatatatatatatatatatatgtatatatatatatgtatatatatatatatgtatatatatacatatatatatatatgtatatatatatatatgtatatatatatatgtatatatttatatgatatatatacacacacatatatatatatatatatatatatatatatattatatatatatatatatatatgtatatatatatatatatgtatatatatatatatatgaatatatatacatatatatatatatatatatatatatatatatatgtatatatatatatgtgtatatatatatatatatgtatatatatatatatatatatatatatatatatatatatatatatatatatatatatatatatatatatatgtatatataaatatctatatatatatatatatatatatatgtatatgtatatatatatatactatatatatatatatatatatatatatatatatatatatatatatatgtatatatatatatatatataatatatatatatatatatatatatatatataatctatatatatatatatatatatatatatatatatatatacatatatacatatatatatatatatatatatatatacatatatatatatatatatatatatatatatatatatataatatatatatatatatatatattatatatatacatatatatatatatatatatactatatacatatgtacatatatatatatatatactatatatatatatatatatataatatatatatatatatatactatataatatatttatatatatatatatatatacatatatatatatatatatatatataatatatatatatatatatatatatatatatatatatatttatataNNNNNNNNNNNNNNNNNNNNNNNNNNNNNNNNNNNNNNNNNNNNNNNNNNNNNNNNNNNNNNNNNNNNNNNNNNNNNNNNNNNNNNNNNNNNNNNNNNNNatatataatatacatatacatatacatatacatatacatatacatatatatataatatatatgtatatacatatatacatatacatatacatatatatatatatatatatatatatatatatatatatatataatatacatatacatatacatatacatatacatatatatatatatatatatatatatatatatatatatatatatatatatatatatatatatatatctatattatatataaatatatatatatatatatatatatatatatatatatatatatatatatatttatatatatacatatatatatacatatatatacatatatatatatatatatatatatatatatatatatatatatatatatatatatatatatatatatatagatatatatatatatatatatatatatatatatatatatatatatatatatatatatatatatatatatatatatacatatagacatatatatatatatatatatactatatatatatatatatatatatatatatatatatatatatatatatatagatatatatatatgtatatatatatatatatatatatatatatatatatatatatatatatatatatatatatatatatatatatatatatatatatatatgtatattatatatatatatgtatatatatatatatatatatatatatacatatatatatatacatatatatatatatatatgtatatatatatatatatatatatatatatatatatatatatatatatatatatatatatatatatatatatatatatatatatatatatatatatgtatgtatgtatgtatgtatgtatgtatgtatgtatgtatgtatgtatgtatgtatgtatatatatatatatatatatatatatatatatatatatatatatatatatatatatatatatatatatatatatatgcgtttaaaaattttgtctggaaacttatttcaagagattAAGGAGTCTTTCAAAAAttttttctggaacagttttgagtcaattcgtatAACAATAACGTATGTTCGGAAAATAAACTTAGACAATAACACATGATATGTTAACGAgattcggttctaaacaacctactctctgactatgggttctctttcaaccagTAGGAtgtcaacgccttttattaatccaactttaagacaaactagaagattTCACTATCTTGTGTCACCACGTTgttccccttgaagaaacgtcttacaagtctctttaataaaagcaaatcccaaatctacaatagagattacaaattgaacactttgaaaagtattctaagttaggcgtattaaattTAATCCAACTCTTTTTcaacacttaagcctattacaaattgtaagaactagatgaattaagaattacaactctttaggGAATATTAGATCTTATTACAAGAGAGAAAAGAGGTGCATAGaggtgtatccttaattctgaaatgaagccttgtatttatagatgTAACGGTTCAACATctccttgaagagcaagaaagcgTTTATTTTTTGATCTGGATCTTCTGTGCCAGTATTCAAGACCTTGAGCTCATTTTCAAACTGACATGTACTGACAGCTAACATAAcctcgtcattgtgtgctgtaattaatctttaataaccaatgctaagctgccacgttagtactcatacaagattatgaaaactaagcaaaacCAGATTAATCAATGTGTAcattatttattcaaattaattcctattttaagcattaattcaaatagtcatttcctagttttagtatcaatttaaattaccatcttatttatagaaaacactttaattatcataacaactaatttaaatccAAATATAACCGtgtactatgatttacaaaacATGTATACCTTGTACTTTGTATAATTAATCATTCAAATATCTTAgacatatatttttaaattaaaattcaaatattcaaacgttaataacaaaacgtgtaataatatattcaaacttagtttcaaataatatcaaagtaaattttaatgaaccttgacctattaaaatatttcaaagttaattttaatgaaccttgacctattaaaatatttcaaatatatttacgaaactaaatttattataaacataattatcttcaagacattgaaactaacttcaagacttataaatttaatcataagataaacttaagttatttaagcatattccaataattcgagcttaaacatatatatcaaatattcagtttatatccaatatgattttggactaaCTTAAGCAACTAAATgtaattcttaatttattttttaatcaatatgtgttttgaattatcataatttaagagagttgagtcttcaatatgTTCTCGAATGTCAGCTGGCAACCTACTTGCttttacatgaccatctctgtaaaCTTAAAAATGAATGGTTGTATCTTGCTTTATCACCAGGACACACTCACCATCCATGGTGTATCTCCTAATTTTTGACAATATTCTATAATCATAAACGACAACCACTTAAAAGTACTTCTAGATCTTAGTCTAGGGGCGTTATCTAAATCATGCAATTGACCTCCAAACCTACCATCGATGGTAGGATCGATTCAAAATAACAGTGGAGGGACCTCTTTTTGCTTAAAGTCGcacgaataaaataaaaaccaattttGATAACTACTAGTTATCTCATTTGTCCAAACATGCATTTTATCTactaatttgaaattttttatcagTAATAAATCTAGTTGGATGATCTATATTATAGTCACCTAAGTTCTCAAAGCTATCCtgcatatattaataaaaactaattcaataaattaataattcatagGAAAAACCGCACAAAAAAAGCGATTGGACCTTGGTTTACTCACACAAAACATGTGACTAGACCTAGATatagtcgcacaaaatgtgcaacTAGACTTAGGCTTAGTCGAACAACATTTTGTTTGACTAGACCTAGGCTTAGTCGCAATTTTTGTGCGACTTCGAACTTTTTTCCTGCCATAAAATTTAATTGAGAAATTCAACTAAGAGTTCAAATTCCATGCTTACTGAGTCATTTTGGGAATCAAATTCATCAGTAATATTGTTTTGATATTGACTTTTAGCTAATAGCAATATTTAGAAAGAATTTCGAgagatgaaaataaataaattaagggcaacattgaaaatttaatttataaaaggtCATCACTAAAAAATTTGACATGAATAATAAACCCCTATAAAAAGGCACAAGGTCATTAAATTTCTTCTTTTCCTATTAAATAATGAATCCTTACATCCATgcataataaaacaatgttgGGTTATACATAAAGTACCTGTCCTACATTTAATAGGCTTTCATGTGGAACATTGAAGATGACACTATGTTCCCTACAAATCTTTCTAAGAAATGCATATATATAATCAACAGCAATCTTTTTATACAACCTTGAATCTTTTCTGGCTTTGATCACAGTGTTGCCCATAATGTGAACAACCCCAGCATCTCTACAACTATTCAAAAACTCTAATTCGTCAATCTCATTTTGACTGCTCGTTTGCCCCAACGATATTGGCCTAAAACTCAAGTGTCGCAAAGGAGAATTAGCAGGCACAATTGAATTCCCCGACTCAATTGTGTGCTCATACTCGGACGACATTGCGTTGGTATTATCCAATAGGCAGTCTCTTGACTCCGCTGTTTGTTGCCCGTACAGACTGTACTCTTCAGAATCAGTACACCCTTCCATCATAGACTCTAGTCGAACGAAAACGAAGAGGTTATGAAATAGCTTCTTCTCGAAATCCTCATCTTTCTTATGGAGGTCCTTGTAACCATACCTTGCAACACAACGGAACATATGGAAGTTCTTGGGTCCTATCCGCTTTACAAGAAATCTCTCGTCTTCTGGGACTGTATATACTGGAAGGTACTTTACACATACAAAAACCACCACTGAATGGATGGCAGGCAAGTTCGTAACGAAATGAGAGAAAATGCTAGGGACACCACTGGCTAGCTCTGTGTACACAAGTCCTATTCCGGGCACCCTTACGAGTCCCAAGCTAGGCCCGAGGCCGAGAATCCAGGCCATTGAGACTTTACTATGCATTTCGAACTCATAGCGTTTCACAGTTCCATAATGCCAAACAACCATGACAAGAAGAAAGACACCAGCGATCACAAGTGGGACCCACCCACCTTGATCGACTTTGAAGAGTACGGCTGAGAAGTACGTTAGCTCCACCAGTAATGACAAAGCAGTGAAGATTAGGACAAGTATCCAATGCCACCGCCATACCAACAACATGATTAAAATCATAAGGAATGTGGTGGCTAACATGACTATCACCACTGCTGTTCCTGTTGAAGAAAGATGCAACAAACTCACATTACCATCATTGACAAAACGACTACAACTAGGGAAAAACAATGACTTATTAGTTGATGTGATTGAACtggtgtaacataattcgttTGTTAATTATCTTATTGAATTTGATATTCACTCAGAACGGCCCAAAAATAGTCAAAATAGCCTAAAATCAactaatttgcttttttgaaTTTGTGAGGAAAGTGAATCATCTGACACTGGATTGAATAGTTGCAGCCTAACTGCGGGGTTCTTTCAGTTTACAACATTTTTGGCAACTTAACCTTTATATAGCAATATGATTGAAaagcatatatatattattcagcTCATCTATAGAACACTGCTGATAGTAAGAATGCTTTAGTAAAAAcataatgaataagaatcaatgcgCCCAATTCTTCTGCAGATTCACAGTTTCAAATTTCCATACTCTTGATACATTCAACAGGAAAAGACGAAGGTTGCCTAATCTTAATTCCCCGTCTTGCCTAGGCACGAGATACTTGTGTAACATTGGGTTGGGGCATTGCAGTTCTTTTGTTGTATGCTTAGCTTCTAATGTTGATACGATATTTTCAATGTTTCTTACATTCAATGATTATGGCTGCACAGTAGGGGTGTTACGTAAACCTAAACGTTGCTGGCTCATGAGCTCATCAAGCTCGAGTCAACATGGTTTACAAGCCGATCACAACTAATCTTAATTCGAATTTGAAGGACTCAGGAACAGCTTgaagtttttattgtttttttttaaatggtaaTTTCAACTTTCAAATATCATAAATGTCTAAAtgataaacttataattaacaGTATATATTTGGATAAGGTACCTCAAAATATTAGAAACAATACAATGTTAATCAATTCACATAATATTTGCGTATTCCATCTATGGTTCAATGAAATTTTCTCTAAACTCCTAAGTCCCAACACTAATGTTTATGCAACAAATATTATGCACATCTAGAAGTAGTTAGGCAATACATAATACAATAAAAATCTCAGGTTTGTGTTAGGGTCCTTGATTCCACAACTACAATCCGGCTATAAAGCTTCCTTTTTCGtcaatcaactaaaaatttacaACGCATTAGCCATAATCAAACTAAAAGCTAGCAGGAAATTTTAGTTGTCAGGTTTTCTATCACTCATTTCCTTAATGATCCTTGTCCTCACAAAAAATGGATTCCAAAACGACAATCGGCTAAAAAAACTAAGTCACAATATGGATTTAAATGCTGGAAACACAATCTGAGTTAAACAACTATTTAAGATTCTCTCAATGTCGGTAGTGACTAGCGTGGATATTGTAATTTGTCCTCACACTATGATAAAAGCCCCGTCTCATCAAAATATGTCCGTGTTACCAATGAGATGCTTCAATTATAAACCCAGTTAAAAAAGGCATCCTGACCTACATGGATGGAGCTCCCATGAGGAAGCTCAGCGGGGAAGGACTAAGACATTCCCACTGTATTTAGCTCAAAAtacttctataaaaaaaaattttaaaaaggacAATCCCAACAGCTCATCCGCTGGAATTTTGTGCACCACATCACAACATACCAAATGTGCATAGAAAACAAGAAACTACCAAAAACGTTCTCGCAATGAACGGAACTTCATAGCACATTCAAAAAGGGATTTAGCAAATATTGATAAGTGAAACTCACCATAAGCATTACCAATCTGATTTTGGTTCCTGAATCCAGCAGTTACAACAATGCAGAGAATCATAAGTATCCAGTTGATATCTGGAATATAAACTTGGCCGAGAAATTTTTTTGATGTGTGCACTACTTTCACCCTCGGAAAGCAGCCTAAAGCCAGAGCTTGTTTTATGATTGAAAAAGTTGCAGATATGGTTGCCTGACTTGCAACAATAGCAGCCGAAGTTGCAACAATGAATACTGGCCAATAGATGCTATCTGTAATTTATAAACCGTTAATCATCAGAATCAATAAACAAAGAATGCATCTTCAAATGAAAGGATGTTAAAACTAAGAAAATGCACTTTCTTTTCCTGTATGGAACCAAAAAGACAACATAAAATATGAGCAGAAGGTGATAGCACACTTGTGTCATAATCTCAACCTATGCGCACAAAACACATAGATAGGTTGACACTCCAAGAAAGACTAAAATTGTTTAAGGTCTTTCTGTTTCCGCTCTCTCACGCTTCCTGAAAAATTTGTCGCTAGGCTTGTAACCAAGACCCACATAAGAAGAGAGTTGACTGCACATAAACCTGACGACATTCCATCGtataaaaccaa
This genomic interval carries:
- the LOC130802662 gene encoding potassium transporter 10-like, translated to MDSVNETSENKGSMWDLDQKLDQPMDEEAGKLKNAYREKKFSALLLLRLAFQSLGVVYGDLGTSPLYVFYNTFPHGVENPDDVIGALSLIIYSLTLVPLLKYVFIVCRANDNGQGGTFALYSLLCRHANVNSIPNRHRTDEDLTTYSRFRFHEKSFADKTRQWLEKHSYRKNVLLLLVLAGTCMVIGDGILTPAISVLSASGGIKVDHPKMSNDVVVLVAVVILVGLFSLQHYGTDKVGWLFAPIVLLWFLMIGGIGIFNIWKYDSSVLKAFSPVYLYHYLKGGGKDGWTSLGGIMLSITGTEALFADLAHFPVLAVQIAFTAFVFPCLLLAYSGQAAYLVNHKEHVVDAAFYHSIPDSIYWPVFIVATSAAIVASQATISATFSIIKQALALGCFPRVKVVHTSKKFLGQVYIPDINWILMILCIVVTAGFRNQNQIGNAYGTAVVIVMLATTFLMILIMLLVWRWHWILVLIFTALSLLVELTYFSAVLFKVDQGGWVPLVIAGVFLLVMVVWHYGTVKRYEFEMHSKVSMAWILGLGPSLGLVRVPGIGLVYTELASGVPSIFSHFVTNLPAIHSVVVFVCVKYLPVYTVPEDERFLVKRIGPKNFHMFRCVARYGYKDLHKKDEDFEKKLFHNLFVFVRLESMMEGCTDSEEYSLYGQQTAESRDCLLDNTNAMSSEYEHTIESGNSIVPANSPLRHLSFRPISLGQTSSQNEIDELEFLNSCRDAGVVHIMGNTVIKARKDSRLYKKIAVDYIYAFLRKICREHSVIFNVPHESLLNVGQVLYV